The DNA segment TGGACGGTGGCATTGGAACTTGATCTGACAAACAATGAACTATATTGGTCAAATACGGCTACGGACAAAATCCGAAGAGCCGGTCTTGACGGATCTTACATTCAAACCGTGATTTCAAACGGCCTGGACAGAGCATACGATATAGAACTGGATGTGCCGGGACAGAGCATCTATTGGGTTGATCTGAACCTTAAGTTACTTTGCAAAGCTGATATGGATGGGGGCAACGCAGAATATATTTTCCAGAATCTCAACAATCCTTTGGCTGTTGAGATTGCCGAAGAAGTTGATTCTGCCGTCTTTATTCAAAATTTGGAGCTCACAGGACCTGAAGAAGTGGTTGAAGGTTCTCCCACCAAATATTCGGCCATTGCGTACTATGACCAAAAGACTGAAGACGTGACAAATACGGTTATCTGGTCGGCCGAACCTGCCGATGTCTGTACAATATCTGAATCCGGCGAACTGCTGATTGATGGTATTGAAGAGGCCGGGTCGGTAACGATATATGCAGAATTTCTAGAAAATGGTTTTGTTACCGCAGAAGCCACTAAGACGGTGCATTATGAACCCTACTTTGCAACTTTCTACGTGGATTCTGAATCCGGCAATGACAATAATAATGGCATAGATCCTGAGGCACCGCTGGCTACCATCCAGAAAGCTATCGAACTCGCAGAAGCAGGCGACTCCGTCCTGGTCAACCCGGGCATTTATCAGGGCGAAGTCGACTTCCAGGGCAAGGCTATCACTGTCGCGGGCGTACCCGGCCCGGCCGGCGCACCGGTCATCGACGGCATGCAAGACTTCGCCGTATCCTTCTACAACGCTGAAGGTCCGGACGCCGTCTTCAAAAACTTCGTCATCGAAAACAGCTATATCGCGGTCTTCCTCGCAGGCAGCTCGCCGACCATCAGCAACCTGACCATCGTCAACAACCGCTACGGCATCGAAGCCTACGCCGACGCTCAGCCGGCCGTTAGCAATTGCATTTTCTGGAACAACGAACTCGACGACATCTTCCAGTGTACCGCAACATATTCCTGCATCGAACGCGGCTACGAAGGCCAGGGCAACATCGCCGACGAACCCCTCTTCGCAGACTTCGAACAGGGCGACTACAGACTCCACTCCGAGATGGGCCGCTACTGGCCCGAGATCGACAAGTGGGTACTCGATGACGTAACCAGCCCCTGCATCAACACAGGCGACCCGGCCCTGTACCCAGCCGAAGAACCGTCACCCAACGGCGGCCGCATTAACATGGGCGTCTACGGCGGAACCGCCCAGGCCAGCCGAGGCCCGTGGGCCATCAAAGGCGACATCAACCAGGACGCAAAAGTAGACATGGCCGATCTCGCGATCATCGCAAACAACTGGCTGACAGCAATGCCCTGGACCCAGCAAACCGATTGACAAAAGCAACAACAGTCATCAAACCAGCAGTCACCAACATGGCTGCTGGTGTTTTAATACTTTTGCTTTTTCCGCATTTACCTATATAATGGGTTCAGTGCTTGGTCAAATTGACTCGCGGAGCATAAACCAGAATGCGAAAAAACACGATCACCATTTCGGTCACAATAGCGGCTCTGGCCTCCTTCCTGCTCATGGTCCCTATTGTAAGACAGAACCTGCGAAACAAGAAGGTCCAGTCTTTCCTGTCCGATCTGGCAGCTTTCAACGACAGCATAGAAATCCACGGCTACGAGGTCCCGCCGCCAAGTGATGAATACTCGATCAAAATAAAATCTGGCCCCGAGCTTGATATATTTCGCAAAGATCTCTCTACTGTAATTTCCAGCCATGTTACCAAGGCTGGCCCGCGACTATTTTGTGAATGCGATGCCCAACATAAGATAGACTTTCACTCTCCCACACATGCTTTTGAGCTTCACGTAAAGCACTTACCCAATTTTAAATTTGATCAGCCGCTCGACCCGGCAACTATCATAAATGGCTGCGATCTTGTATACATAAACAGAAAATCCAGCACAGAAGGCACACTCAAACTCGACCGGCAGGCAACTGCAGAAATTGTGAAACTTATCCAGAAAACGGCCGAAGAATATGAGGTGACGCTGAAATAATGCCCAAAACGTTTTCACTCATAATCGGCGCCTTCGTCGGCTTTATTTTTTCGATAGCCGGCTTTCTATCTCATTATATTGGTGTTGGCGGAACATTCACTGAATCGCTCTTCTCATTTCTTGCCGCACCGGTCCTGGGCCTGTTTGCACTGATGGATTATTTAGACCTGAATATGGGCTGTGTCGGCATAATTTTGTATTTCGCATATTTCATGATGCTTGGCGGGGTCTTAGTCATATTCGGCAACTGGGCACTAATGACTGCCACCGAAAAACTGGCCGACCATATCAAGCAGCAAGGCCAAGATGAAGAAACGAACGAATCTGAATCGCAGAGTGAACTATGAACAAAAAAGGAAATATAATACTGGCTGTTTCCGCACTTGCAATCCTCGTGATCGGCATTGTAATCTTTAACGCAGTTGTCGAGTATCGAAAAACGGCACCCGGCCCGGGCATGATGCTTGACTTCAAAGCCAGCCATTATAAGCACAGGAGAAATCATGACCAAAACAAAATCTGCAATGTTCGGCGGGTTGGCAGGCATTATAGTTTTCGCAACTCTGCTCATGCTTACGATCTGGTCAGGAAATGAGTCGTTTGCCAAAACTGTTTTTCTCTGGCTTTCGTTTCCGGCATCAGCTTTCATTGACTTCCTCGTGGACAGAGATGTCTTGTCTGTCCATGCTGCCATTCCCGCCGTGTTTATCATTGGACTTTATTATGTGCTGGTATGTTCAATTCTGGGGATCTTGATAAACATGATTATCTATTGGACAAAGAAAGCTATTCTTACAAAAACAACTGAGCCCGCCAAACCTCGACTCAGTATAGCCTCCATGACAGCTTTCGTTCTGGCGATCCTGAGTATGTTATATGGCCTGTACATAATCAGGCAAAAACCGGACTCGATGGGAGTGCTGATCGAAGGCGTGCCTAAGCTTACCGACATGCAAATCTATCTGCAGGCTGCACTGGTCGGCTCCGCTTTGATCTTCATGATTATAGCTTTGCTCATGATCCGTAGCAAGCACGTTGCACTATTCGGCAAAAAACTTGCGATCGCCGCCTTGCTTCCGGTCATTATAGCTGTCGTAGCGACGGTTTACACCGCTAAGCCGTATTTGAACTCAAAGGACCTCTGTGCTCAGCGTATGAAAATGTTGGGGGTTCATGCTCATGCCAGCCATACTCTTTCTGGATCCCGGTTTCAACGGGCGCGCATCCGCACCTGGTGTGATTGGGTCGTGGGCAAGCACTATGATTTCAGCGACAAATTCAAAGAAACCGGCATATTCCGTTGCCCGGGTTCCGACGAGGGACCGTGTAATTTCGCAATCAATTCAAACATACGCCCAGATTCGGCCGACAACGTGGTATTGCTCTTTGAAACCGCCCCAGGCTGGAACCAGAACGGAGGTCCCGAGCTTCTTGACACCGATAATCACAACGGCAAAGGCTGTAACGTACTCTTCAAAAGCGGCGTAGTCGAATTCGTTAAAACGGAAGATTTACAAAGCCTGCACTGGGAATGAATCACCCCATCCCCAGGTAATTCCGTACTCCGCCGAAGACCACCTGCGCCGCCAGCGCTGACAGCACCAGCCCCGTTATCTTCGTCAGTGCCGACAGTCCCTTCGCGCCCAGCAGCTTCTCCAGCCTATTCGCCGTCAGCAGCAGCACGCCCACCGTCAACACCGCCGCCACGATCGCGCATATCGCGACCGCCTTGCGTCCTGCCGCCGAAATATCCGACCCCATCACCACCAGCGTACCGATCGTCCCGGGCCCTGCGATCACCGGTATCGCCAGCGGCACCAGCGAAATATCCTCGCCCTCGGCCACCTTCAGATCCTCCTTGCCCCCGCGCACCAGCGACACCGCCGTCAGAAACAGCAGTACCCCCGCGCCGATCTGAAAACAGTAAACATCGATACCAAGCACACGGAATATCGACCCGCCCCACAAAAACATCACCAGCACTACCACCAGCGCAGCCGCCGTCGTCTGCGCCGCCATCCGCATCCGCCCCCGCCCGTCGAAAGACTGTGTTAGCGAGATAAACATCGACGTCGCAAAGAAGGGCGTCAAAAGAAAGAATATCGTCAGATACGTATTCACGAACTGATTGGCCATAATACAACACTCCCTGAATAATTACACGCGCATCGCCGCGCACCGCAGATCATCAAAATCCGCATAACTTACATCTTCGCCAATCCATGTAAAGTTAAATCTCGCCGATTCCGCACAAAGTCCCAAAATACCCCCATCGCTGATAGGAACATGCATGACGCTACATACAGGCCCAGCCCTGATTGACCCAGCCCAGTACCCCGTTAATATGGAAGAAGTAATGCAGCGGCGTATCAAAAGGCCGGTATCCTGCAACCTAACAGTATCGGGGGTAAATTTGGAAAGGACAAGCATGCCGAAATGATCACAGCAAAGTACAGGAAAAAATCTAACCACACAACGTTCTAAAATGTTTTCGAGGAAAGGGGTACTTCCAATGAAAATCAAACATGTTTTGACAATCACATTACTTATCGCCGCAGTCTCACTGACGGCATGCTGTCCGCGCGAAAAGACGGCCCGCGTCGAAGAGCCGATGCGCGAGCCTGACCCTTGCGCCGCTTCAGCGATGGCAAAAGCTGAAACTGTCTTCCCGCGCGACATCCGTAACGTCGTACAGCTCGAGAAGATGGCGCCCGAGCAGATCGTCGCCGGCCAGCCGTTCGAATACCGTCTCAAGGTCACGAACCTGACCAGCGAGACCATCTCGAACGTCCGCGTCAGCGACACCATCCCGCAGAATCTTACCGTGACTCAGTCCGAACCCGAGATGGCGTCGATGGAAGAGCGCACCGCCCACTGGATGATCGGCGAGCTCGAAGGCAACGGCACGCGCATGATCACCGTCACCGCCCGCGCATCGGGCACAGGCATGGTCCGAAGCTGCGCATCCGTCACCTACGACAGCCCGTTGTGCGCACAGATGAACATCGTTCAGCCGAAGCTGCGCATCACCAAGATCGCGCCCACCGAAGCTCTCTCATGTGACCGCATACCGGTTAAATATGTCGTCACCAACAACGGCACCGGCTACGCCTGCGATCTGCAGATCACCGATCCGCTGCCCGAAGGTCTCGTCGACGCCGAAGGCAATGACCAGGTCAGCTTCAATATAGACTCCATCGGCCCGAATGAATCCAAAGAGTTCAGCATCATGCTCGACGCTACAACCACAGGAACATTCTCTTCCAAGGCCACCGTCGCCTCTGCAAACAGCGGAACCTCTGAATCCAACATGACAAGGACAGAAGTCACCGAACCAAAACTGCAGATCACCGCATCGGCCCCGCAGCGTCAGTTCATGGGCAAAAGCATCACGTATCAGGTCACAGTCAAAAACACAGGCTCCGGCCCTGCAAGGGATACCACTGTCGTCGCCAACGTACCTGACGGCATAGATTTCGAAACCGCCACCGACCAGGGCGAATTTACCACATCATCGCCCGGCAAGGTAACATGGAACGTCGGCACGATCCCGCCCAACGAACAGAAAACCGTCACCATGAAGATCAGGTACAACCGCGAAGGCGAACTCGTCTCCCGCGTAACAGCCGTCGCTCACTGTGCCGAGGAAGTTGAGCAGACAGCAAGCACGTCGGTAACCGGAATCCCTGCACTGCTGACAGAAGTGGTAGACACCAACGACCCGGTCGAAATAGGCGAAAACACAACCTACAGGATCACGATCACCAACCAGGGTTCCACTGCAGGCAAGAACATCCAGATCACATGTGCACTGCCCGAAAGCATGCAATACGTCTCCAGCACAGGTCCTACCACTGCTTCCGCCGAGGGCAATACGATCACCTTCAAACCTCTGATGTCTCTCGCAGCCGGCCAGCAGCAGACCTGGACTGTAAACATCAAGGCACTGCAGGAAGACGACA comes from the Anaerohalosphaera lusitana genome and includes:
- a CDS encoding DUF1565 domain-containing protein, translated to MRNSHMLGIAVLLFLSILTVSPAGHLPFGVQNDVPLDTVLNEWGWEIVYRGDYNLHESSDTMFGDITSEYVMLAGIRDGSPTIDTLAAAPASVVFKHTNLNVTNEANGALWYYNGNSMGFAGPGDVIFQGTADTNGQDERDRLSWHTSNTYLRPPVYIQSGWRCGNIIRLYDDTWDRLVLQYVGDMGNMTGLQIDGSDSVVANHKTQFQANAFYDSGFRSSLQSGVVWSVDNSQIASIDSDGVLSVAKITSPTELTVYAEYTEDGTTHTDSTSIMVKPKLEKRLYWAGNASSLFRSKLDGSQREELLNFDFFAGLAIDSINGKIYWIDDRKDAMFRANLDGTQIEYLFDVQQSSPNGVDIDEENGKLYWASSRNITRANIDGSQRENLIEDSRGPWFKSIRLDVPNGKMYWINGTDRTIERANLDGSAQEVVISQNYWTVALELDLTNNELYWSNTATDKIRRAGLDGSYIQTVISNGLDRAYDIELDVPGQSIYWVDLNLKLLCKADMDGGNAEYIFQNLNNPLAVEIAEEVDSAVFIQNLELTGPEEVVEGSPTKYSAIAYYDQKTEDVTNTVIWSAEPADVCTISESGELLIDGIEEAGSVTIYAEFLENGFVTAEATKTVHYEPYFATFYVDSESGNDNNNGIDPEAPLATIQKAIELAEAGDSVLVNPGIYQGEVDFQGKAITVAGVPGPAGAPVIDGMQDFAVSFYNAEGPDAVFKNFVIENSYIAVFLAGSSPTISNLTIVNNRYGIEAYADAQPAVSNCIFWNNELDDIFQCTATYSCIERGYEGQGNIADEPLFADFEQGDYRLHSEMGRYWPEIDKWVLDDVTSPCINTGDPALYPAEEPSPNGGRINMGVYGGTAQASRGPWAIKGDINQDAKVDMADLAIIANNWLTAMPWTQQTD
- a CDS encoding DUF11 domain-containing protein codes for the protein MKIKHVLTITLLIAAVSLTACCPREKTARVEEPMREPDPCAASAMAKAETVFPRDIRNVVQLEKMAPEQIVAGQPFEYRLKVTNLTSETISNVRVSDTIPQNLTVTQSEPEMASMEERTAHWMIGELEGNGTRMITVTARASGTGMVRSCASVTYDSPLCAQMNIVQPKLRITKIAPTEALSCDRIPVKYVVTNNGTGYACDLQITDPLPEGLVDAEGNDQVSFNIDSIGPNESKEFSIMLDATTTGTFSSKATVASANSGTSESNMTRTEVTEPKLQITASAPQRQFMGKSITYQVTVKNTGSGPARDTTVVANVPDGIDFETATDQGEFTTSSPGKVTWNVGTIPPNEQKTVTMKIRYNREGELVSRVTAVAHCAEEVEQTASTSVTGIPALLTEVVDTNDPVEIGENTTYRITITNQGSTAGKNIQITCALPESMQYVSSTGPTTASAEGNTITFKPLMSLAAGQQQTWTVNIKALQEDDSRFEVKVTSDTLTKPVRETESTMLYQVR
- a CDS encoding MarC family protein, producing the protein MANQFVNTYLTIFFLLTPFFATSMFISLTQSFDGRGRMRMAAQTTAAALVVVLVMFLWGGSIFRVLGIDVYCFQIGAGVLLFLTAVSLVRGGKEDLKVAEGEDISLVPLAIPVIAGPGTIGTLVVMGSDISAAGRKAVAICAIVAAVLTVGVLLLTANRLEKLLGAKGLSALTKITGLVLSALAAQVVFGGVRNYLGMG
- a CDS encoding cell envelope integrity protein CreD, with the protein product MTKTKSAMFGGLAGIIVFATLLMLTIWSGNESFAKTVFLWLSFPASAFIDFLVDRDVLSVHAAIPAVFIIGLYYVLVCSILGILINMIIYWTKKAILTKTTEPAKPRLSIASMTAFVLAILSMLYGLYIIRQKPDSMGVLIEGVPKLTDMQIYLQAALVGSALIFMIIALLMIRSKHVALFGKKLAIAALLPVIIAVVATVYTAKPYLNSKDLCAQRMKMLGVHAHASHTLSGSRFQRARIRTWCDWVVGKHYDFSDKFKETGIFRCPGSDEGPCNFAINSNIRPDSADNVVLLFETAPGWNQNGGPELLDTDNHNGKGCNVLFKSGVVEFVKTEDLQSLHWE